agatatcCAGGCTCAAAGCGTCAGTCCACCAGGTAGGTAGAGTATAAATCTACAGTTATTATAGCGGTTCAATATCagtcaactttattatcccacATGGAGAAATTCAtgtgtccatacacaccattctAAAACCCAATAACAAGTACTGTTTTATGGAACTGCTAATACTTGTCAACCACAAAGCATTACTGCTGTTAGAATAACAGAAGCCCTGTCATAATCTGTCCTCACCACTGTGTTTTCCTCTCTGCTGTTTACAGCTGAActctcagtcagactggtgaatgGGACCACTTCCTGTTCTGGGACAGTGGAAGTCTTCTACAGAGGAGAGTGGTCAGGTCTATGTCCTATGTGGTGGAGAATGAAAGAGGCTAAGGTTGTTTGTAGAGAGCTGGGCTGTGGGAATGTTGTAGCTGTATCTAGAGGACCTCTGGTTGAAGATGGAAGAAAAGGAGCCACACTAGGGAGTGGATGTAGTGGAGATGAGTCTACTATTAGAGAGTGTGGAGTAAGACCTGCTGACTGCTATGGTGAAAATGATTGTGGATATTATCATAATGTGATCTGTTCAGGTAAGACACTGGTAATATTGAGAGATTTAATTAGTAAATTATACAATATTTGCATATATCAtgttttatgtgtttttcatttcatttaaagagagggagagatgttagATGTATTTAAACATTATATTTGTGTTTGTCATATTGGTTTATGGGAGATGTGCATGGGCAGATCATTGTAGTTCAGATGTTACTGAAGTGAAGCTGCCTGATGGATGTCCAGCTGTTTATTTTCTATAAAGTGAAGTGAACTTATTCCTGTCTCCTGCCTGCATTATTCCCAACCCTGTCCTGAGTGACTAAGAACCCATTTCTACCTCTTACAGTATCAAACATAGCAACCTACAATCTTTTATCCAACATATTTGTGTTTAGTCCTTGACAGTGTCATCAACAAAACTGATTGAATGTTCAACCAACTATTTTTCTCCAGAGTCTGTGCAGCTTGTGGATGGAGCTGGCTTCTGCTCTGGGAGACTGGAGGTGAAGTCCAATCAGTCCTGGGCCTCAGTGTGTGAAGCTGACTTTGACCAGCAGGATGCAGAGGTAGTCTGTGGGGAGCTTGGCTGTGGGGCTCCTGCAGCTCTACAGGGGGGGCTCTATGGAGAAGGTGAGGAGGGTCAGACCTGGGATAAAGAGTTCCAGTGTAAAGGCAATGAGTCCCTTCTCCTGGACTGTGACACCTCAGACAGAAAAAACAACACCTGCCTACCTGGTAATGCTGTTGGACTCACCTGCTCAGGTAAGAAACAGTTTGTCActcaatcaacattgtttctcACATGGAGTGAAGAATATGAGAGGCAATATAGGTTTGTTTTAGTGAGAAAATAGTGagattactgtctctctctcttcttttctcagagcctgatgatgtgaggctggtgggaggaggcagTCGCTGTGCTGGTGGAGTGGAGTGGTACGACCAGGGAGAGTGGAGGACTGTGGGAGCTGTAGACTGGAAGAAGGAGGGTGTAGCTGCAGTAGTGTGTAGACAGCTGGGTTGTGGCTCCACTGTTTCAGTACTACCTGGAAACACCAGTAGAGGGTTTGGAGTTTACTGTTCTTGGTCTGAGCCTTCACTGAGGGAGTGTGGGAGAATGTATCATTTCCTTCCTGGACTCACAGTGATCTGCTCAGGTAATAACAAGATACACTATAtggccaaatgtatgtggacattagtggattcggctatttcagccatacctgttgctgacaggtgtataaaatcgagcacacagccatacaatccaTAGACCaccattggtagtagaatggccgaAGAGCCCACTACTCATGTTGCCCTGTGAGGGAGGGTGGCTAGCACTGTTACATGCTGATGTTATTGTCATATCTATAGGAAACTAGTTGAAGAGGTTTTTCTTGTTCTCTTTTCTTGTTACAGATCTCCTGGTACAGCCTGATATCTTCCTAACTGACTCAATGGGAGGGGTCTCCAGGGGCCACCAGGGGCCCGAAGTGTTTAGGGGCTACAGCTTCACCATCACCTGCTCTACTCAGCCACAGTACCCAGGAGGCTCCTTCCTCCTCACGTTCACCGGCTCCAACAGAACCCAGACCCAGCCAGCTGTCAATCACTCTGCTGCCTTCCTCTTCCCTGCTGCAGATGACTCCCACCAAGGGAACTACAGCTGTGTTTATGACaattatgttttctctcataacTTCTTCTCTGAGAGTGAGCTCCTCAACCTCACCGTCACAGGTAACTGAACATGATCCAGACTTATAACTTTGTCATTGACAGATTTCCCACAGATCTATGTGATGATGACCAGTCCCCTCATCAAAGGTGTTTCTGTTTGCAGCCTCTCCTCTGCCAGCCTTCATCATCAGACACGTTGTAGTGCTGCTGATCCTACTGACAGCCATCACCACCATCTACCTGTACTACAAGGTAAAGACATTTACTCAGACGTTACAAGTCATTTAAATGTTTGTGTCTATGAGCAGGGTTCAGATTCTACATTGGTCTATATCTGTGTTTAAGGTGTGTGATTAACCAGATGAGAACGAGAGGCGCGCAGCAGAGaacgagacacagagacacacacacacacagagagaacgagagaccgGGATTTTAATAATAGCTGAAAAGTTCAGAATTAGTTTATCTTTCTAGAACCTTGGAAGACATCTAAAAAGAGTGACAACAACCACCATGATTCCTTTTAGTTTGTTTTTTTGCAAccatggtaacatggggttttggtaacatggggttttaatTATTTTAAGAGAGTAGCTCAATTACGTCTGTTTTGTGTTCCAGAATGTATTGCTGCTTTTTGCTTTTGTCTTTATGTCTTTATCTTATTTAGTGTTTCTCTTAGATTCTTCatcttgaagtgtttccattattagtCCATGACTGACTCACTCACTCTTGGTGCTGTGTCTCCCTAGACCACCAGGAGGCAGAAGAGAGTGAACAGGGTGAGCAGCATGGATCTTTATGTTGATGCCAATGCCATGGAGATGGTCTCTCTGAGCTCCAGAGCTGAAGCTGgaccgggagaggagagagcagcccaGGGGACTGAGTAGGAGTAGAATGATGCTGACCCTACATGCTGATCTTAGGTCAGTTTTGTGTTTTAAATCTATGGTCAGCAGTGGACTGGTGTTTAAAATGTGGTGACAAACCTTAAGTGGTTCTAATTTTAATAGCATGTTCAGAATTAGTTTATCTTTCTAGAATCTTGGAAGAAATCTAAAAGGAGTGACTGCAACCACCATTATTCCTTTTAGTTCGTTTTTTGCTACCAGGGGAACATGGGATTCTGGTAACatgggcacttaaccctaattgctcctgtaagtcgctctggataagagcgtctgctaaatgactaaaatgtaaaatgtaaatgtatggggTTTCGGTAacttggggttttggtaacatggggttttgggtaacatggggattGGGTAatatggggttttgggtaacatggggttttgggtaacatggggttttggtaacatggggttttggtaacttggggttttggtaacatggggttttgggtaacatggggattGGGTAatatggggttttgggtaacatggggttttgggtaacatggggttttggtaacttggggttttggtaacatggggttttggtaacatggggttttggtaacatggggttttgggtaacatggggttttgggtaacatggggttttgatTATTTTTAGAGAGTAGCTCAATTACGTCTGTTTTGTGTTCCAGAATGTATTGCTGCTTTTAGCTTTTGTCTTTATGGCTTTATCTTATTTAGTGTTTCTCTTCGATTCTTTatcttgaagtgtttccattattagtCCATGTATTATTATAATCATCTGTTCATTCTTTGTATTTTGAAACATCTGAA
This sequence is a window from Coregonus clupeaformis isolate EN_2021a unplaced genomic scaffold, ASM2061545v1 scaf1002, whole genome shotgun sequence. Protein-coding genes within it:
- the LOC121562925 gene encoding CD5 antigen-like, producing the protein LSLSPLSLCFSSDIQAQSVSPPAELSVRLVNGTTSCSGTVEVFYRGEWSGLCPMWWRMKEAKVVCRELGCGNVVAVSRGPLVEDGRKGATLGSGCSGDESTIRECGVRPADCYESVQLVDGAGFCSGRLEVKSNQSWASVCEADFDQQDAEVVCGELGCGAPAALQGGLYGEGEEGQTWDKEFQCKGNESLLLDCDTSDRKNNTCLPGNAVGLTCSEPDDVRLVGGGSRCAGGVEWYDQGEWRTVGAVDWKKEGVAAVVCRQLGCGSTVSVLPGNTSRGFGVYCSWSEPSLRECGRMYHFLPGLTVICSDDSHQGNYSCVYDNYVFSHNFFSESELLNLTVTASPLPAFIIRHVVVLLILLTAITTIYLYYKTTRRQKRVNRVSSMDLYVDANAMEMVSLSSRAEAGPGEERAAQGTE